From the Diadema setosum chromosome 3, eeDiaSeto1, whole genome shotgun sequence genome, the window GTTGCTTGCGAGGAGCCTTGCCTCCAGTCGACTTGCGAGCCGTCTGCTTGGTGCGAGCCATGTTTTCTTCAGGTAACGAGTGGGGAGTTTTTTCGATGCGGAGTtgggaagagaatgaaaccgcCGGACATCCAGCTCCCATTTTATATCGCGGACGATGGATCCCTAGACCCGGGACGGATCCAATCCgtggcctgtgattggtcaagcaGTGATTTCCTTTGTCCGATCTGGGCGCACCAGCCCCGCAGCGGCGGCCCCCACCCGTCCCGTCCGCTATGGTTGGTCACGCCGCTCAACCTGTTCACGCCTTCCCGTAGATGGCGCCGTTGAGATACCAGCTCGCGAATTCAATGATTATTGCGGcgtataatatactgaaaacatcattccgaacgatttttttctgtatgcaggctgctgtaacagtgatattattaCTATACGTGCATGATGGTATTTGGAATAGATTCATATAGCAACAGCTCGTTAAGAAGACGATTATATAAAGCGGTGTGGTAATTTAATACACTCTTTTACCCGAAAGGGAAGAGCTGGCTGATTGGAAGTTAATCTATATTGTGCGGGTCTTAAACATTAATCTGTAATATGTTTGCCTAATTTTACCATGTTTCAATCAGGTGGTGCTGTCAATAAACTAATTAAGGAATACATTAAGTGAACACGAGAAgcaaatataaataagcatacaatgtgaagtCACTATAAACAAGCGATGATTTGTATTTCTCTGGTGGGTAAAGTACTAGCTTTTCGATTCGTTATAATTAGGATATGATTAGGTTTTCATACAACAGtgggatattctttcttggttatgtggtggccctgataagggccgtttgaGATATAGGCGACTGTGGACATCTACTTGGATGTAGTGTACTTGGTGACAGCTTTGGTGCCCTCGCTGACGGCGTGCTTTGCCAGTTCTCCGGGGAGAAGGAGGCGCACTGCGGTCTGCACTTCACGGCTGCTGATGGTCGACTTCTTGTTGTACTGACCGAGACGTGCAGCTTCGGCGGCGATGCGTTCGAAAATGTCGTTGACGAAGCTGTTCATGATGGACATGGCGCGACTCgaaattccagtatctgggtggacttgcttcagaaccttgtagatgtagatgccgtagctctccttcctcttcctacgcCTCTTCTTGTCGGCATTGGGCCGGGGAGCCTTGGCAGCTTTCTTGGAACCCTTCTTGGCAACTTGTCCGGATGGAGGAGCCATTGTGAGCGTTGACTAGAGACTAGGCGGATGCGAATTCGATGcagctttgaaagagaaatgttatgGTCAGCTGCCCCCTTTCCTCTTTTATACGCGTTCGGAGGATCCGCTCGCACAgttcatgcaaattagatgaggattAGCAGAAGCATCGATTCAGGCGGGCGTGACGGCCCcgcctgccggccggccggccgcggTGGTGGAATAACGGTTTCTGCCACCAGATGGCAGTAGACagatttttgtccaattttaccTTAATTTGTTCACGAATtgcgtgtaaaaatgaaaaacgtgaataatattctctgcaaatattaaatcaccatttacttttcttttcttttctctttgtaatcaaactagatctagaaaatctcctgtaactatatatattctgtttcgtatctcgcaaaaaagctGCTAACTTCCCTTATTCCTTTTGATTGCGTGTTAAGCTTACACATGTTATCTACCTTCGTCGCCGCTTGCTGACACGCTGAAGCTGAaatctatttgtaaatattcattttgcgttagaaaaaaaaaaacataccttcttgcattcatattttgctgatactcttctttttttacctacttgattgattgattgattgattgattgattgactgcttGTTTCCCACTGCACAATACCAAAAGCCAATGTCAGACAGCAAGATATTGTCCAGACTTACCCACATTTTGTATTGAGGGTATTGAATCTGCGTAAAATTGGCTATATGCCAAATAGGGTATAGAATCTATCCTCTTTAGTGAGTTTAACTCAATATCAGGTGAAGCCAAACAATCTACTtgattcataatacaatgtagtcaatAATTAGCagggtttgttttggtttttttttgtgtgtgtgtgtttttttttttggtgggtgtgtgtgtgtgtgcgtgtgtgtgtgtgtgtcttttttatcttctgtttttttttttttttttttctgaatgatacTGTCTTGGTAGTATCTCCAAATTCCAGTCCATGTCCAGGCGTGGGGCGGCATGTGCATTgtgagcttcacaactctgaAATAATCTGTGAGCAGAGGCAACAACTTcaccaaagaaatgtgtaatgttgttgctttatacaaCCCGCCCACTATGGGagcaacaactttaccaaaaggcaacaactttacacataaagcaacaactttacaattgtatgacaacaactttacaattgtatgacaacaactttacttatgaaaataacgtctctctttttctttctctctctctcactctctctatttgcaaCTGGGGGCTGTGATCAGCGAATGGATGCCATAATTATTCTATTACCTTCAATTACAACCGGTAAACTCTGCAAAGCGTATAATGAGGGCGTTTTAAGAGCATTGCCacgaaacagaaatctgaacttAAAAGATGTACGAACAGTGTggttatatagatagatagattgcgCATTGATTCAAACGTGCTACTTATGATGACGTTCCgtaataaagaaaaggaaagagatgtggaaacttgtttcattaagtgtattctttcttgataatgtggtggctctgaaaagagccgttgttttgtggtgcaggaggCCGTTAAATTCTAGCCGCCAAATCCGTAGAGTGTTCGTCCCTGCCTCTTCAATGCGTAGACGACGTCCATGGCAGTAACCGTCTTGCGTTTGGCATGCTCGCAGTATGTCACTGCATCGCGGATCACGTTCTCAAGGAAGACTTTCAGGACTCCGCGGGTTTCTTCGTAGATGAGGCCCGAGATTCGCTTCACGCCGCCCCTTCTTGCCAGACGACGGATGGCTGGCTTGGTGATGCCCTGGATGTTATCTCGAAGAACTTTGCGGTGCCGCTTTGCTCCTCCCTTTCCTAGTCCTTTGCCTCCTTTACCGCGTCCAGACATGATGGCGTGAGTTGATTGTGGTTTAGCTGATGAGAGATCCAAAAGCCGAATGATGACGCTCCCAATGACCGAACAGGGTTAAGTAACCGCTTTGCGGACATGGAGGGCGACGCCCCATTCTCCTACTGTCCGCCGCGGCCAGCCCACGATCCGCCTGCACGAGATCCGGCTGGATCGAGTGCGCCACCTCACGGCCGTTCGTTACGTTGACCAGACCAGCACCGCGAGTCGGACGGGCACTGTGTCACATCACATACATTACTCTGTCGCACATTAcctaaagaaatgaacaaatacaatacacaTATGATAATATTGACAGCATGAAGCTACATAGATATGGAGtggcagatatatacatatacatatacatatgtacacacactcacactcacataaTTTCGAGCTCGAAAcgatttttcagagtaaaacttctctcccaaacgaaaaccatcaccctccccccccccgctcgcatTCTGTTTAGCCTATTTTCGCTAGCTCTCACACAATTGTTTGCTCTTGAGTAACACATAAAACTCCTCAACTGTGCCTTCATCTaccatttctctccttttcaacataaattcaccaatatagaatgatttctctttttgtaaactattcctttctatttccccgtttcgtgtatttccttctttttttttttcctttcttttctcagtGCATCATTCCATCGACTAGTTGATACTGCAAcaattattctttcttgggtttgtggtggctcttaaaagagccgtttgatttttggtgtgaggTGCAAATAAACTTATTTGGCACCCTTCTTGGCAGCAGGCTTCTTTGGTTTTGCCGCCTTGGATTTGGTCGTCGTCTTCTTCGCCACTTTCTTCGGGGTTGCCTTCTTGGATGGCTTCTTTGCTGCGGTCTTCTTCTTGGGCGTCTTCGTTTTCTCCGACTTGGTTGCTGTCTTCTTCGCCGGCTTCTTCTTTgtcgccttcttcttcttctccttcttttctgctgcagctttggccttcttggcgaccgccttctctttctttgcggCTGCCTTTGCCTTTGCCTTCTCGCGGTCAgccttgacctttgccttctgcttctcttttcgtgccttctccgcCGCCTCTGCCTttgctgccttgacgttcagctTGAAAGAGCCAGATGCCCCGACACCTTTCGTCTGAACCAGTGTCTcgttggcaacccctttccgcaGAGCTCGCTTGATGAAGATGGTCTGTCGGTCCATATCGCCTACTTTGTAGTTGGCTGCGATGTACTTCTTAATGGCCTGAAGCGATGATCCATTCCGCTCCTTCAGTGCGCCGATAGCAGCATTGACCATCACCTGGGTCGGTGGATGCTCGGGCGCTTTCTTCTTGGTCGTCTTCTTTGCTGCTTCCGAAGCCGCCATCACGATAACAATCGATGCGATACGTAGTGAGTCAGAGAGTAGTGGAACAAAACTAATGACTCGCAACCTTCGCACTGTCGTTTTATCAGCTCATTGCGTACCTCGAAGGAATCACCGGACATCTCGGGCATGGCGTCGTGCAGACGCTCTGCCTAATGTGCTTCCACATCTGTTCTCTGTTTCATATTACTTGATTTACTTTTCTGCTCCATTTGTTTTATCCACGTGTTTCCCTAAGGCAGCTGTTTTATATTACAACATGCCGAAAACTGCAACAATTTTAGACAGCAAACGCACAAACACTAGAGCATTaatgcaatcaaacacacaaacttcctACATACATGTGGCTGTGCTGTTCTTATGTTGTCGATAAATTactcttttgttttaataccTTCTTTTTAACCTCAGAACGGCCTCGCCTGACGATTTATCATCTGTgcatttcataaattcataaattcttCCGAAATTAACTTGGTACGTAACTCTTGCTTATTTTCATACTCTAGTCTATGCTTATTCTTTACTCCATATTCTCTCCTCATCTAATGGTATGTATTGCCACCTTACatatttagtctttattctttaGTCTAGATATCCCTTATCCATTTTGTCTCcttatataatatcatgcattgtcaccttacatatttatcattatatttcttcctttctctacatttcctatatttatgtgtgattcaagtaaggataattagagagagagagagagagagagagagagaaaggaaaaaaaaagaaaaagaaaagaaaagaaaaaaaaccagaTATAGCGGAAAtctcaacacaacacaaaatagcatgatgaattgaatgtattctttctggaaaatgtggtggccctgataagggccgtttggTTGAAAAGAGCCGCCGTGAAGTGTCTAACTGGACTTTGCAGtcttcttcggcagaagcacagCCTGGATGTTTGGCAGTACACCACCCTGAGCGATTGTCACGCCTCCCAGCAGCTTGTTCAGCTCTTCGTCGTTGCGAACGGCAAGTTGAAGATGTCGCGGGATGATCCTCGTCTTCTTGTTATCGCGTGCGGCGTTGCCGGCCAGCTCCAGAATCTCAGCGGTCAGGTACTCCAGAACAGCAGCTAGGTACACTGGTGCACCAGCGCCTACTCTCTGGGCGTAGTTGCCTT encodes:
- the LOC140246597 gene encoding histone H2B.1, embryonic-like, which codes for MAPPSGQVAKKGSKKAAKAPRPNADKKRHTGISSRAMSIMNSFVNDIFERIAAEAARLGQYNKKSTISSREVQTAVRLLLPGELAKHAVSEGTKAVTKYTTSK